A window of Geoalkalibacter sp. contains these coding sequences:
- a CDS encoding AAA family ATPase produces MHRKLQNIFYEVRDPVLGWDDVGGYLDVKETLREMVCLPLKKPELIRRHNLGLPSGVMLWGPLGTGITMLAEACAKDAGVSFVYVSGQEMLGKGQELIEAFDCAIHEAPCVLFISDCEWLAPRANCDYEWGPGNFRAIPPTFADKELTRLFIEQIDRIHGVEGLMLLGSCYRIDTVDQAIIKEKKRFNRKVFVHPPTAEDRLGILDIYLQRMPNLAPDIDRRYLAQAAEGYVGWDIESLCKRATVNAIKEDATQVTQAHFERALREIRQFLTPDMTAKYYQIREKDCPHHYEF; encoded by the coding sequence ATGCACCGTAAATTGCAAAACATCTTCTACGAAGTACGCGATCCGGTTCTGGGCTGGGACGATGTCGGGGGCTACCTCGACGTCAAGGAAACTCTGCGCGAAATGGTCTGTCTGCCGCTGAAAAAGCCTGAACTGATCCGTCGGCACAATCTGGGGCTGCCCAGCGGCGTGATGCTGTGGGGGCCGCTCGGCACCGGCATCACCATGCTCGCCGAGGCCTGTGCCAAGGATGCCGGCGTCTCCTTCGTCTATGTGTCCGGGCAGGAGATGCTCGGCAAGGGCCAGGAACTTATCGAGGCCTTCGACTGCGCCATTCACGAGGCGCCCTGCGTGCTGTTCATCTCCGACTGCGAGTGGCTGGCGCCGCGCGCCAACTGCGATTACGAGTGGGGGCCGGGAAATTTCCGCGCCATTCCCCCGACCTTCGCCGACAAGGAGCTGACGCGGCTCTTCATCGAGCAGATCGATCGCATCCACGGCGTCGAGGGTCTGATGCTGCTCGGCTCCTGCTATCGCATCGATACCGTGGATCAGGCCATCATCAAGGAAAAAAAGCGCTTCAACCGCAAGGTCTTCGTCCATCCGCCGACCGCCGAGGATCGGCTGGGCATACTCGACATTTATCTTCAGCGCATGCCCAACCTGGCGCCCGACATCGACCGGCGCTATCTGGCGCAGGCCGCCGAAGGCTATGTCGGCTGGGATATCGAGAGTCTGTGCAAGCGCGCCACGGTCAACGCCATCAAGGAGGATGCGACGCAGGTAACCCAGGCCCATTTCGAGCGGGCGCTGCGCGAAATCCGCCAGTTTCTCACGCCCGACATGACGGCCAAGTATTACCAGATCCGGGAAAAGGATTGCCCGCATCACTATGAGTTTTAG